GGGTCGGCGAGCTGCAGCGTGCGGTGGCCGCCGAAGACTCGCCGGTAATCCTGATCGCCCATAGCCTGGGCTGCATCACTGTTGCCCACTGGGCGCGCCTGGCGCCGCTGGAGTCGCTGCGTCAGGTCCACGGCGCGCTGCTGGTCGCACCCGCCGACGTGGAGCGTCCGGGTTGCCCGCCGGCCTTGCGCAACTTCGCACCGATTCCCACTGACCTGCTGCCATTCCCCGCGCAGGTGGTCAGCTCCGACAACGACCCTGCAGTGAGTACCCGGCGCGCCATGCAGATGGCCAGCGACTGGGGCGCCGAGCTGGGCCTGCTCAACCAGGCCGGGCACATCAACGTCAAATCCGGCCACACCCGTTGGGAACAAGGCTTCGCCTACCTGTACCGGCTGCAGAACCGCCTGGAGCAGCAGGCCCGGCGGCGTGCCTGAGCCCTTGATTTTCACACCGCCTGGCGGTCGCTTCGCGTAACGCCGGTGCCCTGAGTGCTGGCGGGAGTTCTTCATGAGTGTTCACGATTCCCCTGGTCAGTTCCTGACCTTTCCCGATGCCGAAAAAAGCCCGCTGAGCATTCGTGCCAAGGCGCTGGTGTTCATCGACCCCCGCTCGCGCCAGCTACGCGCCGACATGGAACGGCTGGCCGCCGGGCCGCTGCCGATCCTGATCCGTGGCGAAACCGGCACCGGCAAGGAGCTGCTGGCCCGCCACATCCATCGCGGCAGTGACCGGGGCGGGCTGTTCGTGTCGGTGAACTGTGGCGCCCTGAGCCCCACCTATGCCGAGGCCGAGCTGTTCGGCCACGCGCCGG
The Pseudomonas sp. DTU_2021_1001937_2_SI_NGA_ILE_001 DNA segment above includes these coding regions:
- a CDS encoding alpha/beta hydrolase; this translates as MHNAPIRYLIVPGWQGSPDEHWQTHWQNSLPNSERVRQADWHHPRCADWVGELQRAVAAEDSPVILIAHSLGCITVAHWARLAPLESLRQVHGALLVAPADVERPGCPPALRNFAPIPTDLLPFPAQVVSSDNDPAVSTRRAMQMASDWGAELGLLNQAGHINVKSGHTRWEQGFAYLYRLQNRLEQQARRRA